The sequence tctggcaaaCCAACACAGGGAACATGTACCACACACTTCTGATTCATTTAAAGcaagcatttgccgaaaaacgccgataatatgcggccagaaatgaaacagtaatattccataatgacaacgatcggccacatgttgcaattcctattaaaaactatttagaatgaatgtGGCTGGCTAGTTTTggctcatccgctttatagtccaggggGGGTTACTCTCCATTGAGATGCGAAAGCAATTTCGATGCGAAAGGTAAATGCGATAAGAATACAATTTGGTACTATGTATGGTCTACGCAAACGCTTTCGCATAAAGAAGCAACACtggcaaaacaaaataaacaatagcgaagaatgacaaaatgaaaggtcaaaacttgtaaataaaaaaattttaaactaattttttgtgcgATGAGAAAACGCAATAAAGGGTACCAATTGTAACATAtttctttcgcatcgcaatatAGAGTAACCCcccagaccatgccccgtccgactactatttgttttgatcgaagcAGAAAGCTCTCTTTGGGATAATCTTCACGAATCCATATGttccagaaagatgagaaaatgTCATTGCTAATATGgcaaatactttaaataaatttatattttaaaaatgtttctgcttagtagcttccaatgattttacacaacaatcttcatcgagatatgcctccaattcttggtcttcaaacttatttggctggcctgggcgatctttgtcttccgtgtcaaaatcaccacttaaTCATTAATTTCGCAagagcagtactctgtttttatcaCAGATGATGAACGGATACGTCACGgtgttaaaatgtataaaagtgGCATCACACATTTAACCCCAACGTAAGAAAGGAATagcaaatatgtatgaaaaatatatcGCTATCCTTTTTCTTTGATAGGGTTAAATGAAGAAAAGCTGATACACCACTTTTGTAAACGTCAGTTTTGACGAATCTGGGTTCTTattgtgaaaaacatgtgaaataatcTGCCAACCTTATATTTCAACTACGAAATAACataagcagcacttctttcgcacgaaattaaaatcaaaagtgTCAAATTTCTAGcatgaaaaaaacataatttttcgctAATATGAACACAGTACTAGGCTTAAGTGAGAGTaaatgtacccttcaaaatgacatattaaTTGTTAAAAACTGTAGATCTGGAATTTTTAACCATTTCCGTCCCCGCCTACACAAATATGTAGgcaaatttaaagtattttgtagagacatttataaattttatacggTTTTTTCTTACTGTTTTAAATGTCTCAATATTACGTCTTATTTCTTTTTCATCTTGTAATATGTTTTTGTGCGATTTACTTTAGTATTTTgtgtacaaataaaaaatgtgatcGAAAAGTTCATTGAAATccgcaaattttgaaattgcttggTACGGAAAGGGTTAAgtaatacacccaatatatattaatgttttgtttataaaatgatCTTTACGattacacgaaaataaatttccaACTAATATTTTTTACGAGTTCAAAAATAGGATACTTATTATTACAGAAATTTTAATGTCATAGATTTTTTAGTGATCACAACACCATATACAAATCTTAACCTCTGGACAAAATAAATGTATTCTTACAGAGATTATTCCTTTTACCAGCCTCGCACCTAATGTGGTCCCAATGTTTCATTGAGGAATTCCtaatttggaattttagaacaaaTAGGTTAAATCCGAAATTTCGACATATAATAGGATAGACCTTTTAAATACCTTCCAATGCAAACATAATAGCGaagtctaaaattaaaattatgacTACTTCCTTGAAGAAAATATTCAATCGTATGCAAATTTGTTCTTCAAATTGAAAGTGAATATCTGAAGAACTGTTACAGAGTTTCCAAGATGACAAGACGACGAAGTTACAAAACGAAGTCTAAATCGGAATTGTAACTATTTTATTGGAGATTTTCTTTTCTTATAAACATTTCAGAAATATTTGAAGTACTGTTAAAGTTAAAAATGAAAGGTTTCAAAACGTAGAAGTtgctagattttttttattaaaaaaatggcaaaatataaaaacgaaaccacagaaatctcaaaatattaaaaaaaaatacaaaatatctaCTATTTGAAAAGGTTTCACAGTatgctttttatacaatctgcaatattaactatttatatgtttttagcACATGGGaatattttaaacagtttttttaattatcacaCCTTAAATTGGATACTATAGATAATATCCATAGCCATataaacatacaaatatatgcaaacatATATTCAAATCTATTTATCTAAACAACTGATTTATAGAGCTACAAACTTTATAAAATCCCTCCTCTAATTTGCACAACAATATTTCACTAATTACACTATCATTAACAACAACTCAAagtacttttaaatatttacgcAAAATATATTGTGcctggcaaaaaccaaaaaaaacactCAATTGAAAGTCAACCGCAACCAATCAACAAATTATCACCAGCAACACCTTTTATAACCAAGCCAAAGGGTCTTCTTTTCataacacaaacacacacaaacaataCAATTCTTAAAGAGGGTTGAAAATTGTACTAGGTACaaggaacaacaacaacaaaaataccaaaacaTTAACTGGTAATaaccatataaaaaattcattatttgtaACTTGAAATTGGCAAGCAAACAAGACGGAAACAATAACTGCCAATCACAAACAATGTTGTGCGTCCGTCTGCTGCATTTTCTAATGTTACGACAATGCGCATGTCTAGCACTAGCAAAACGAAACATTAACTTCTTAGCTTTAATGTTTCATAATTCTATattgtattttgatttttttatagttaCTAGCTTAGACAAAAAACTGATTTAGTCATTTTTAAACCGTCTCCCGTTACAGAACACTTTCGGTACTCTTTCTCCGTTTGATAATTTTTCCACACAATCGAACTCTCAACAAAACCAAACTCAAGCGTCACAACATCATcaccaccaccatcatcatcaccagCACCACAATTCTTTACAAACTCAAAGTGGTGGacaccatcatcatcaccatAACGTGACGTCGTCGCATAGCGGTAATCATCATATATTGTCGGTGGCTTCGGAGGATCATTTGATTGGCAACTTGACGGATACCACGACATCGGAGCATTCGGAATTAATTGATCATACATTTAATCAATtgtcagatttattttttcctgCCGATTCAAATCAATCTTTACTCTCTCCCTCAATTGATCAAAATCCTTCAAGGGATACGGATTCTGCGGCGCATCAtcaccaccatcatcatcatcacagcCAGCTGCAAGATCTACACTCATCCTGTGAGACTTTGGTGGGTTCCAGTGAGGATATTACCAGCTCTATAGagaacttgacaaaactaaccTGCCTGCGTGAAAAGAGACTTTCCTCAATACCCGAACAACATACAGCTACTACACCCAACTCCGAACAAGATCATTCTTCGTTGTGTTTCGATCGTTCCACACCTCAAGAAATTGGTCTACTCAGTTTAAGGTCTAGCAGTGATCCGGCCATAGCTTTACATACTCTGCAGGAAAGACAAGCtttacagcagcaacaacaacaatcggGCCACCATATTGGCCATTCACGTTCGGGCGGAGATCCTCTTTTATCGCCTTTGGGCGGACCACTCTCACTACCCAGTTTTCAAGAAACCTATTCTCTCAAATACGGTACATCCTCTTCAACTTCAGATTCTCTAACTACAGAACTAACCAttaaaatggatgaagattgttATCCTTTGTCCACATCCACAGAGGCTATAGGTGGACCTGCATTGAATCAACACACCACCTCCAACAATAGCAACACTAACACATCACTCAGCTCTCAACATCAGGCGACGCATACACATCATCATCACCAGCATCCTCATTTGCATTCGCAGTTGCAGAATCAACACAATTTGCCCGGCAGTCATCAGCAGCTCCACAACCAGCCCCCACCCCAGCAACAgacaacaaataattttagttaTCATGGCCATTTTAATGCCACAACGACGCCAGCCTCATCAAGTTCTTCGGCTTCCTCGTATGAATTCAATAACGGCTCCAGTTCGGGCAATGAAAATGTCCAGAATTTCAATGCTGCGGCGGCGGCTGCGAGTGAAAGTTTCTATCAGCAGTATCAATTGTCGCAACCAAatgtaagttttaaaattttataaaatttaaaaaaatccaacaaCAATCTGTTTAATCCTCACAACGACAATCCAAGtcgacaacatttttattttaatgaatttcaattcatataTTTTCAGAACTATCAATCTTCACCAGCTGAACGATATAGCTTACCCACATTTCCTACCATGTCCGAATTGGAAGCAGCTTCGGCTGCTGCTTCCACAGCTGCTTTAGCTCCTCTGCGTAGAGCTTCGTTGCCCGTCAATCGTTCTGAATCACCCATCACTCATAGTCCGAAACTTCCTAAGCTGATTATAGGCAGTAGTTCATCACTACACCTCAAGCATCACACACATTCGCAACTGTCGAGTGCACCAAGTTCAGCGTCCAATTCGCCCAGTGTGCGACAGCAAACATCGACGCCCATACTACATCACATTACACAAACCACTGATTTGCTCAATGGCCGAGTCATACCAACACCACCCTCGCAATTGTGTGCGGTGTGTGGAGATACGGCTGCTTGCCAACACTATGGCGTACGAACGTGTGAAGGCTGTAAGGGATTTTTCAAACGTACCGTCCAAAAGGGTTCCAAATACGTGTGCTTGGCAGATAAAAACTGTCCCGTCGACAAGAGACGACGAAATCGTTGTCAattctgtcgttttcaaaagTGTCTAGCCGTCGGCATGGTCAAGGAGGTGGTACGCACCGATTCTCTAAAAGGTCGCCGCGGTCGTTTGCCTTCCAAACCCAAGTCTCCACAAGAATCACCACCTTCGCCACCCGTCTCTCTAATTACCGCTTTGGTGCGATCACATGTCGACACCACACCCGATCCATCATGTCTCGACTACTCACAGTATCGTGAGCCTAACCAAGAAGTCTCTCCCGTGGTAATGAGTGAAGCGGAAAAGGTTCAACAATTCTATAATCTTCTTACCACCTCGGTCGATGTCATTAAGCAAT comes from Calliphora vicina chromosome 2, idCalVici1.1, whole genome shotgun sequence and encodes:
- the Hr38 gene encoding probable nuclear hormone receptor HR38, whose protein sequence is MLLLQPNNTFGTLSPFDNFSTQSNSQQNQTQASQHHHHHHHHHQHHNSLQTQSGGHHHHHHNVTSSHSGNHHILSVASEDHLIGNLTDTTTSEHSELIDHTFNQLSDLFFPADSNQSLLSPSIDQNPSRDTDSAAHHHHHHHHHSQLQDLHSSCETLVGSSEDITSSIENLTKLTCLREKRLSSIPEQHTATTPNSEQDHSSLCFDRSTPQEIGLLSLRSSSDPAIALHTLQERQALQQQQQQSGHHIGHSRSGGDPLLSPLGGPLSLPSFQETYSLKYGTSSSTSDSLTTELTIKMDEDCYPLSTSTEAIGGPALNQHTTSNNSNTNTSLSSQHQATHTHHHHQHPHLHSQLQNQHNLPGSHQQLHNQPPPQQQTTNNFSYHGHFNATTTPASSSSSASSYEFNNGSSSGNENVQNFNAAAAAASESFYQQYQLSQPNNYQSSPAERYSLPTFPTMSELEAASAAASTAALAPLRRASLPVNRSESPITHSPKLPKLIIGSSSSLHLKHHTHSQLSSAPSSASNSPSVRQQTSTPILHHITQTTDLLNGRVIPTPPSQLCAVCGDTAACQHYGVRTCEGCKGFFKRTVQKGSKYVCLADKNCPVDKRRRNRCQFCRFQKCLAVGMVKEVVRTDSLKGRRGRLPSKPKSPQESPPSPPVSLITALVRSHVDTTPDPSCLDYSQYREPNQEVSPVVMSEAEKVQQFYNLLTTSVDVIKQFAEKIPGYSDLTAEDQELLLQSASLELFVLRLSYRARIDDTKMTFCNGIVLHRTQCQRSFGDWLNGILEFSKSLHNLEIDISAFACLCALTLVTERHGLREPKKVEQLQMKIIGSLRDHVTYNAEAQKKPHYFSRLLGKLPELRSLSVQGLQRIFYLKLEDLVPAPALIENMFVASLPF